In Thalassoglobus sp. JC818, a single window of DNA contains:
- a CDS encoding serine/threonine-protein kinase — translation MADQDKIDDFELVNCVATGGVTQIWEVKRAGSSQPLAMKLMLDEALTDPANRAALKHEATVGKAMQHPNIISIFDVKVSKKLSYYTMEYFRSGNLKGLIRSDLAQAQARVKSLMEALSQALGYFHEKGWIHRDIKPDNVLISKGGEVRLIDFSLAGRPSNAILRAMTKKSKVTIQGTRTYIAPELVRREATTSSVDIYSLGILLYETLVGNPPFRTANPNDLLMMHVRDKPARPSELDENITPEADNLVLKMLAKKPKERHANMQEVYAEVRNLKFFKEDPVKVAKERADAMAAGDAQAQEDRLNSRRDAERDRSKDGERKPAPKPKPKPILAKETKPQPKPAQQQPAAPPQPQPGAPWGQMPGYPMMPGMFPGQMPGQMPGQMPQYPGMMPGMQMPHYPGMMPGQQMPGQQMPGQQMPGQQMPGQQMPGQQMPGQQMPGQQMPGQQMPGQQMPGQQMPGQQMPGQQMPGQQMPGQQMPGQQMPGQQMPQPSVPQPSAPQPTSAPKPSVPQAAESKNEQPKKAPEDIPLANFDDLQIE, via the coding sequence GTGGCCGATCAAGACAAAATCGACGACTTTGAATTAGTCAATTGTGTTGCGACTGGTGGTGTGACGCAGATTTGGGAAGTCAAACGGGCTGGCAGCTCCCAACCTCTGGCCATGAAGTTGATGCTCGATGAAGCATTGACCGATCCCGCCAATAGGGCGGCTTTGAAGCACGAAGCCACGGTCGGGAAAGCCATGCAGCATCCGAATATCATCTCGATTTTCGATGTGAAGGTTTCCAAGAAACTCAGCTACTACACGATGGAGTACTTTCGCTCAGGCAACCTGAAAGGGCTGATCAGAAGCGACTTGGCACAAGCACAGGCCCGCGTGAAAAGCTTGATGGAAGCGCTCTCGCAAGCCTTGGGTTACTTCCACGAAAAAGGCTGGATTCACCGCGATATCAAACCGGATAACGTCCTCATCAGCAAAGGCGGGGAAGTCCGGCTCATCGACTTCTCACTCGCTGGTCGCCCATCGAATGCGATCCTGCGGGCGATGACCAAAAAGAGCAAGGTGACCATCCAGGGAACGCGGACATACATCGCTCCAGAACTGGTGCGACGTGAAGCCACGACTTCTTCTGTCGACATCTACAGCCTCGGAATTCTCCTCTACGAAACTCTCGTCGGAAATCCGCCATTTCGAACAGCGAATCCCAACGACTTGCTGATGATGCACGTGCGAGACAAACCAGCTCGCCCTTCTGAGCTTGACGAAAACATTACTCCAGAGGCAGACAACCTCGTTCTGAAGATGCTGGCCAAGAAGCCGAAAGAACGGCACGCCAACATGCAGGAGGTTTACGCCGAAGTCCGAAACCTCAAGTTCTTCAAGGAAGATCCTGTCAAAGTCGCTAAAGAACGAGCCGACGCAATGGCAGCAGGGGACGCACAAGCACAAGAAGATCGCCTCAATAGTCGTCGAGACGCAGAACGCGATCGCAGCAAGGATGGCGAACGAAAACCGGCTCCCAAGCCAAAACCCAAACCAATCCTCGCCAAAGAGACCAAGCCGCAGCCCAAACCAGCACAACAACAACCGGCCGCTCCGCCGCAGCCCCAACCCGGAGCTCCATGGGGGCAAATGCCTGGTTATCCAATGATGCCGGGAATGTTTCCGGGACAAATGCCAGGCCAGATGCCAGGCCAGATGCCGCAGTACCCGGGAATGATGCCCGGAATGCAAATGCCGCACTATCCCGGAATGATGCCAGGTCAGCAAATGCCGGGTCAGCAAATGCCGGGTCAGCAAATGCCGGGTCAGCAAATGCCAGGACAGCAGATGCCGGGTCAGCAAATGCCAGGTCAGCAGATGCCAGGTCAGCAAATGCCAGGTCAGCAAATGCCAGGTCAGCAAATGCCAGGTCAGCAAATGCCAGGTCAGCAAATGCCAGGTCAGCAAATGCCAGGTCAGCAAATGCCAGGTCAGCAAATGCCAGGTCAGCAAATGCCGGGTCAGCAAATGCCGCAGCCCAGTGTTCCGCAACCGAGCGCGCCGCAGCCCACTTCTGCTCCCAAACCGTCTGTCCCGCAAGCTGCTGAATCGAAAAACGAGCAGCCCAAGAAGGCACCGGAAGACATCCCACTTGCAAACTTCGATGACTTGCAAATCGAGTAG
- a CDS encoding flagellar basal body P-ring protein FlgI: MQVRRPSTSSPERQHVDATTETSDSRRSFLKLCASSLIFGSTLSGCHELNIKRWFDDEEAMRLNVQEAIRGEDGHSKLIGDYIKIADSTLGYIKVQGVGLVTRLDGTGEDPPISPLRTRLLDDIRREDIDDPNSLLRSSETSLVVVTAYIPPIARKGDRLDVEINMPDGSETVSLKGGWLMPCRLSEHALLEGQVHQGNEVVYATGPILIDGLFEDSNGSSVASRKGVIPSGAIYSGPDRILTVAIRSDYRRVRMSTHLASRIGQRFHDYDKHGIRRPLATAKSNAHLELVVQDRYRNNYPRFLQCVRHITLTESPVEKHLRMQDLGERIMFGPTSEQAALQLEAEGSEGVAALKRALNSPSPEARFRAAEALAYLGKPECATELREAARNEPAFRIFALAALACLQTGETISALEELMHEESLETRYGAFRSLSTMAPDDPIVQGIPMDGEFRMHLIDSTATPFVHMTRRKKPEVVLFGAEQEFQLPMTIRAGARILVRGNTLENTIDVKRVAAGEEDQTLTVSARIAEVIKAATDLGASYPDIVQMLVEAKNQSNLPGKIAIDEMPKPGRVYHRVPEDFANADNVNGATSSAPATIGSDGLMPNLFNEQSNKTIVTEAPEPSDPKEAGMEPNGIIVE, encoded by the coding sequence ATGCAAGTTCGACGTCCCTCAACGTCCAGCCCCGAACGCCAACACGTTGACGCCACGACTGAAACGTCTGACAGTCGACGGTCGTTTCTCAAGCTGTGCGCTTCGTCTCTGATTTTCGGGTCGACGCTCTCCGGCTGCCACGAACTGAACATCAAACGTTGGTTTGATGACGAAGAAGCGATGCGGTTGAATGTTCAGGAGGCGATTCGTGGTGAAGATGGGCATTCCAAGCTGATTGGTGATTACATCAAGATCGCTGATTCCACCTTAGGATACATCAAGGTCCAAGGAGTCGGATTGGTGACTCGCCTGGACGGAACCGGTGAAGATCCGCCGATTTCTCCGCTTCGAACTCGCTTGCTTGATGACATTCGCAGAGAAGATATCGACGACCCGAACTCCCTGCTCCGCTCTTCTGAGACCAGTCTCGTTGTCGTGACGGCATATATTCCGCCGATCGCCCGGAAGGGAGACCGGCTCGACGTTGAAATTAACATGCCTGATGGAAGTGAGACAGTCAGCCTGAAAGGCGGCTGGCTGATGCCCTGCCGATTGAGCGAACATGCTTTGCTGGAAGGACAGGTTCATCAGGGCAATGAAGTTGTTTACGCCACCGGCCCGATTCTGATTGACGGGTTGTTCGAAGATTCCAATGGTTCGAGTGTTGCCTCGCGAAAAGGTGTCATTCCAAGTGGAGCGATCTATTCTGGACCGGATCGTATTCTCACAGTGGCGATCCGTAGCGATTACCGTCGAGTGCGTATGTCGACTCATCTTGCGAGCCGAATTGGACAGCGATTCCACGACTATGACAAACACGGGATTCGTCGCCCTTTAGCAACTGCGAAGAGCAACGCTCACCTTGAGTTGGTCGTTCAGGATCGATATCGAAACAACTACCCACGATTCCTGCAGTGTGTTCGACATATTACGTTGACGGAATCGCCTGTCGAAAAGCATCTGCGGATGCAGGATCTCGGTGAACGGATCATGTTTGGTCCGACGTCCGAACAAGCTGCTTTGCAATTAGAAGCGGAAGGAAGTGAAGGCGTCGCAGCACTCAAGCGAGCCTTAAACTCCCCTTCTCCTGAGGCACGTTTTCGAGCGGCAGAAGCTCTCGCTTATCTCGGCAAGCCAGAGTGTGCGACTGAATTGAGAGAAGCGGCTCGGAACGAACCCGCTTTCCGAATCTTTGCTCTCGCAGCACTCGCCTGTTTGCAGACAGGTGAAACGATTTCGGCGCTCGAAGAGTTGATGCACGAAGAAAGTCTCGAAACTCGCTACGGTGCGTTTCGTTCGCTCTCCACCATGGCTCCCGACGATCCCATCGTTCAGGGAATCCCCATGGATGGCGAGTTCCGAATGCATCTCATCGATTCGACCGCGACCCCATTCGTCCATATGACTCGTCGCAAAAAGCCGGAAGTTGTCCTCTTCGGAGCGGAACAGGAATTCCAGCTTCCAATGACGATTCGAGCCGGTGCTCGAATTCTGGTTCGAGGAAACACACTCGAGAACACCATCGATGTCAAACGTGTCGCTGCCGGTGAGGAAGATCAAACATTGACCGTTTCGGCACGCATCGCTGAGGTCATCAAAGCTGCGACCGATCTCGGTGCGAGTTATCCGGACATCGTGCAGATGCTCGTCGAAGCAAAGAATCAGAGCAACCTGCCCGGCAAGATCGCCATCGATGAAATGCCGAAACCGGGTCGAGTGTATCATCGCGTTCCGGAAGACTTCGCGAACGCAGACAATGTCAACGGTGCGACCTCGTCGGCACCTGCGACAATCGGAAGCGATGGGCTGATGCCGAATCTCTTCAACGAGCAAAGCAACAAGACAATCGTCACTGAAGCTCCGGAACCATCTGACCCGAAAGAGGCAGGTATGGAGCCGAATGGAATTATCGTGGAATAG
- a CDS encoding TIM barrel protein, whose translation MAANPEVLLSAFADEAANRKTAIEQMSSLAALGLKFYSPRFVDVTGNGTVKHVVELDDEELKQLAAIHEEYGMSVASIGSRIGKVKLVDQEDGSHNKFVPFDEYMAGEVAQTVRAAVALNAKLIRGFSFYQPKGEEPERYVDQAVERVGEIADEFAKHGIVYGLEVEANLIGQNGRLLAELATKINRDNLVVIFDGGNLSSQNMSPVQCFEEYEAMRPHIGWIHIKDYAIDSSLEWKGYVDEERLKNFVPSNIGDSGHEMILRDFREHIPALDERMRRLGGPGVFLELEPHLKGGGQFGGFSGPDGMGVAVRALCSLLDYVNIDYRLRTMQDIRELRGF comes from the coding sequence ATGGCCGCCAATCCTGAAGTTCTCCTCAGCGCCTTTGCAGATGAAGCAGCGAATCGGAAAACAGCGATCGAGCAGATGTCGTCCCTGGCTGCGTTGGGACTGAAGTTCTACAGCCCTCGATTTGTCGATGTGACCGGCAACGGGACCGTGAAGCACGTTGTTGAACTCGACGATGAAGAACTGAAACAACTGGCAGCGATTCACGAAGAATACGGGATGTCGGTCGCCAGCATTGGCTCACGCATCGGCAAGGTGAAACTGGTCGATCAGGAAGATGGATCGCACAACAAGTTCGTTCCGTTCGATGAATACATGGCTGGCGAGGTCGCTCAAACAGTCCGTGCTGCTGTCGCGCTGAATGCAAAACTGATCCGTGGATTTTCTTTCTATCAACCAAAAGGCGAAGAGCCGGAGCGGTATGTTGATCAGGCTGTGGAACGAGTCGGAGAGATCGCCGACGAATTCGCAAAACACGGCATCGTTTACGGACTGGAAGTGGAAGCGAATCTGATCGGACAGAACGGGCGCTTGCTTGCAGAATTGGCCACCAAGATTAATCGCGACAACCTGGTTGTGATTTTCGATGGAGGAAATCTCTCCTCACAGAACATGTCGCCCGTTCAGTGCTTCGAAGAGTACGAAGCGATGCGTCCGCATATCGGCTGGATTCACATTAAAGACTACGCCATTGATTCTTCGCTCGAGTGGAAGGGTTACGTCGACGAAGAGCGACTTAAGAATTTCGTGCCGTCGAACATTGGCGACTCAGGACACGAAATGATTCTGCGCGACTTCCGCGAGCACATCCCTGCCCTTGATGAACGGATGCGACGACTCGGCGGACCTGGAGTTTTTCTGGAACTCGAACCACATCTGAAAGGTGGAGGACAGTTCGGCGGATTTAGTGGCCCTGACGGGATGGGCGTCGCAGTTCGTGCTCTCTGCTCTTTGCTCGACTATGTGAACATCGACTACCGTTTGCGAACCATGCAGGACATTCGCGAGCTACGCGGCTTCTAA
- the smc gene encoding chromosome segregation protein SMC has product MLKSLELFGFKSFADRTLFEFSKGITCVVGPNGSGKSNVVDALKWILGDQSAKSLRGKEMSDVIFNGSSGRRSSGFAEATLTFDNSTGLLPVDTREVQIGRRLYQSGDSEYLLNQAAVRLKDIRDVFMGTGAGTAAYSIIEQGRVDQILQANPTTRRVVFEEAAGISKFKSRRIDAERRLERVAQNLLRLTDIVDEVETQLNSTRSQASKAVRYRELNEELKALWTGLAADDFRLISSKIDDEQARLDELEEELQECRDSFGELEQQKSSIETAISDCDSQLIQHERRIATYREEITRSRSVIDHQTSRLAEIAADLKKLRKRSTLSLLRAQTIENEHRATVLRVDQFEDQFVEEREALVQREELLEQLSETQKTARQRINEIQNALKQFDSRRTNNLEKLAGLEAQKAEVSKSQEQLQRRQEQADAGVEASTRRKEVLEQELHEAEETLQAQRENVASVQQERENRVQQRQLTEETLLELRQRVSADRARFSVLEELEQRQAGIAIGVQEILDRAVAAHYPPWNQVLGVVRDLLEVPLELGPIIDAALGERSQWIAVSNLTPMLDYLKRGAVPIDGRIGFVAVQTSDRTNSSPLDGDDGVELTGEDGVYGRADRLVAAHARTPGLAESLLSKTWIVESLADAQRLAANTPSDLRFVTLQGEVLTPQNELLVGHIPHESSIVSRKSELRELRSGILQSERRIEDLTERKKLLEIAIQEKHAELVSARSQLEKFSSHVAEAATKLESERQEFDRRQKAADEIRSTIESLSQRLSQIDGESHELQRDSEECTQEIETSQSEIQSIKDQLADQEQEFQKAKKELETYQLRLAKAEERRSSLISERDRSERDLSQVRVAVVEFAEQVRELETAQARGEMTVLQAEATIASQTLILETIVAETREDFSRRNQLRVQRKQIQETEESAHRRRRSLEDQQHQVEFTLQQLQHQLTATADRMVEEFHVPLSELVSGGASAYKIYLTEQYGEEVAAEITRQHSSESEEGLDAEDDSLSEDEEVQSSLEIEDELQEENEESDAEEPEETDEFVMPDSIPTYEEVRDELESRVDRLRRKAKMMGHVNPDALESLESLETRYQTLSHQLKDLQQAKSVLEEIIRKINKESQRIFLETFENIRVHFQELFRKLFGGGDADIILEDPDDVLECGIDIVARPPGKELRSITLLSGGEKTMTAVGLLFAMFKSKPSPYCILDEVDAALDDANVDRYVNVVKEFVATTQFVIITHRKRTMTAADILYGVTMEQAGISKRISVNFEDVDDNGEINVAA; this is encoded by the coding sequence ATGCTCAAGTCGTTAGAACTCTTTGGATTCAAGAGTTTCGCGGATCGAACCCTGTTCGAATTCTCGAAAGGGATCACTTGCGTCGTTGGGCCCAACGGAAGCGGTAAGAGCAATGTTGTTGATGCACTGAAGTGGATTCTGGGTGATCAAAGCGCCAAGAGCCTCCGTGGTAAGGAAATGTCCGATGTGATCTTTAATGGATCATCCGGGCGCCGTTCCAGCGGATTCGCCGAAGCCACGCTCACCTTCGACAACTCCACCGGTCTACTTCCTGTCGATACCCGCGAAGTTCAGATCGGTCGACGACTCTATCAAAGCGGCGATTCCGAGTACTTGCTGAATCAGGCTGCCGTCCGCCTTAAGGATATCCGTGATGTCTTCATGGGGACCGGTGCGGGAACGGCGGCGTACAGCATCATCGAACAGGGTCGTGTCGATCAGATTCTGCAGGCGAACCCCACAACTCGACGTGTTGTGTTCGAAGAAGCTGCCGGTATCAGTAAATTCAAGTCGCGCAGAATCGACGCCGAACGGCGACTGGAGCGCGTGGCTCAAAACCTGCTTCGACTGACCGATATCGTCGACGAAGTGGAGACCCAGCTCAATTCGACACGTTCACAAGCCAGCAAAGCTGTGCGCTATCGCGAGTTGAATGAAGAACTCAAAGCACTCTGGACGGGACTGGCTGCCGATGACTTCCGGTTGATCTCGTCCAAGATTGACGACGAACAAGCCCGACTCGACGAATTGGAAGAAGAACTTCAGGAGTGTCGCGACTCCTTCGGCGAGCTTGAACAGCAAAAGTCATCGATCGAAACTGCAATCTCTGATTGCGACAGCCAGTTAATTCAACATGAACGTCGGATCGCAACTTATCGTGAAGAGATTACTCGTTCGCGTTCTGTCATTGATCACCAGACATCGCGGCTGGCTGAAATCGCCGCCGACCTGAAGAAGCTTCGGAAGCGATCGACACTCTCGCTGCTGCGTGCTCAAACGATCGAGAACGAACATCGGGCGACGGTCTTGCGAGTTGATCAGTTCGAGGATCAATTCGTTGAGGAGCGAGAGGCTCTTGTTCAGCGGGAAGAACTTCTCGAACAACTTTCCGAAACGCAAAAAACAGCTCGCCAGCGTATCAACGAGATTCAGAATGCCCTCAAGCAATTCGATTCCCGTCGAACAAACAATCTGGAAAAACTCGCTGGCCTCGAAGCTCAAAAGGCGGAAGTTTCCAAGTCTCAGGAACAGCTTCAGCGGCGGCAGGAACAAGCCGATGCGGGAGTGGAAGCGTCGACTCGTCGCAAGGAAGTCCTCGAACAGGAACTTCACGAAGCCGAAGAGACTCTTCAAGCTCAACGAGAAAATGTCGCGAGTGTTCAGCAGGAACGAGAAAACCGTGTTCAGCAGCGACAACTGACAGAGGAAACACTCCTTGAACTTCGACAGCGAGTCAGTGCTGACCGCGCGCGATTCAGTGTTCTGGAAGAACTAGAACAGCGGCAGGCTGGTATTGCCATCGGCGTTCAGGAGATTCTCGATCGGGCTGTCGCAGCCCACTACCCTCCCTGGAATCAGGTCCTTGGAGTCGTTCGTGATCTGTTGGAAGTTCCGTTGGAGCTTGGCCCAATCATCGATGCTGCGCTCGGAGAACGTTCGCAGTGGATCGCGGTTTCCAACCTGACTCCGATGCTCGACTATCTAAAACGAGGTGCCGTTCCGATTGATGGCCGGATCGGTTTCGTGGCTGTTCAAACTTCCGATCGAACGAACAGTTCCCCGCTCGACGGTGATGATGGGGTGGAACTCACGGGGGAAGACGGAGTTTACGGTCGCGCAGATCGTCTTGTTGCTGCGCACGCGCGAACACCCGGATTGGCCGAATCTCTGCTTTCAAAAACGTGGATTGTCGAATCTCTGGCGGATGCTCAACGTCTGGCTGCAAACACGCCCTCCGATCTCCGGTTTGTCACGCTTCAAGGTGAAGTCCTGACACCGCAGAACGAATTGCTGGTGGGACATATTCCTCACGAATCCTCGATCGTTTCCAGAAAGAGCGAATTGCGGGAACTGAGAAGCGGCATTCTGCAAAGTGAGCGACGGATTGAAGATCTCACGGAACGAAAGAAATTGCTTGAGATCGCCATTCAGGAGAAACACGCTGAGCTGGTGAGTGCACGTTCGCAACTTGAAAAGTTCTCTTCACACGTTGCTGAAGCAGCGACGAAGCTTGAAAGCGAGCGGCAAGAATTTGATCGTCGACAGAAAGCCGCCGATGAAATTCGCTCAACGATCGAATCGCTCAGCCAACGTCTGAGCCAAATTGATGGAGAAAGCCACGAACTTCAACGAGACTCTGAGGAATGCACGCAAGAGATTGAAACGTCGCAATCAGAGATCCAGTCGATCAAAGATCAACTCGCCGATCAGGAACAGGAGTTTCAGAAAGCGAAAAAGGAACTCGAAACGTATCAACTTCGATTGGCGAAAGCAGAAGAACGTCGTTCCAGCTTAATCAGCGAACGCGATCGTTCCGAACGAGATTTGAGTCAGGTACGTGTTGCAGTCGTTGAGTTTGCCGAGCAAGTTCGGGAACTGGAAACGGCACAAGCGCGTGGAGAAATGACGGTCCTGCAGGCGGAAGCGACGATCGCTTCGCAAACGTTGATTCTGGAAACCATTGTCGCCGAGACTCGCGAAGACTTTTCACGAAGAAACCAGCTTCGAGTTCAACGCAAGCAAATTCAGGAAACCGAAGAGTCCGCCCATCGCCGCCGCAGAAGCCTCGAAGATCAACAGCACCAGGTTGAATTCACATTGCAACAGCTTCAGCACCAACTGACAGCCACCGCTGATCGGATGGTTGAAGAATTCCATGTCCCACTTTCGGAGCTGGTCTCAGGCGGTGCTTCGGCTTACAAGATCTATCTGACAGAACAATACGGGGAAGAAGTCGCTGCCGAGATCACTCGACAACATAGTTCAGAGAGCGAAGAAGGTCTCGACGCCGAGGACGACTCGTTGTCTGAAGATGAGGAAGTTCAATCGTCTCTGGAAATTGAAGACGAGTTACAGGAAGAAAACGAAGAATCTGACGCTGAGGAGCCGGAAGAAACCGACGAGTTTGTGATGCCGGATTCGATTCCGACCTATGAAGAGGTGCGTGACGAACTGGAGTCACGCGTTGATCGATTGCGTCGCAAAGCGAAGATGATGGGACACGTGAATCCAGACGCTCTGGAAAGCCTGGAATCACTCGAAACCCGCTATCAAACACTCAGCCACCAATTGAAAGACTTGCAGCAAGCGAAGTCGGTGCTGGAAGAGATTATTCGCAAGATCAACAAGGAGAGCCAACGTATCTTCCTGGAGACGTTCGAAAACATTCGTGTGCATTTTCAGGAACTCTTCCGGAAATTGTTCGGCGGCGGCGATGCGGACATCATCCTCGAAGATCCTGATGATGTGCTGGAATGCGGAATCGATATCGTCGCCCGACCACCCGGGAAAGAACTTCGCTCGATCACCCTGCTCAGCGGGGGCGAGAAAACGATGACCGCTGTCGGTCTGCTCTTTGCCATGTTCAAGAGCAAACCGAGCCCTTACTGCATCCTCGACGAAGTTGATGCAGCTTTGGATGATGCAAACGTGGACCGCTACGTGAACGTGGTCAAGGAGTTCGTCGCGACGACGCAGTTCGTGATCATTACACACCGCAAGCGCACGATGACTGCTGCTGATATTCTCTACGGGGTCACCATGGAACAGGCTGGTATTTCGAAGCGAATCTCTGTGAACTTTGAAGACGTCGACGACAACGGAGAAATCAACGTCGCTGCTTAG
- a CDS encoding peptidase yields the protein MKQTHSRRDFMKATVATATAFAGAPMFLNASDKAGRKLPVVGSGEHTYECHHYWGNDSLPANHEYGGASHGTAVDSQGRIYITHQGTPGSLFVFDDKGQFIKAMGEEHVINNNGKGHGIDIRREGNDEFIYLSPSESSLWYTKMTLDGEVVWKRGRKELQKDSGVLGEGVRYRPTNTSFRPDGGYYLGDGYGSNYLFEYDKNDKFVRVIGGSGTEAGQFQTPHGQWLDERDGTAKLVVADRANKRLQWFDLDGNHVQTLDGFLFPADIDIQGEIMLVPDLHARITLLDKNNQVLAQLGEDEAWRERVLGDGFAMRRTPDQWEDGKFIHPHDACFDADGNIYCAEWVVTGRVTKLVRV from the coding sequence ATGAAACAGACGCACTCTCGCCGCGACTTCATGAAAGCCACTGTCGCCACAGCCACCGCTTTTGCCGGGGCTCCCATGTTCCTGAATGCTTCCGACAAAGCTGGTCGCAAACTCCCCGTCGTTGGATCGGGAGAACACACTTACGAATGCCATCACTACTGGGGGAACGACAGCCTGCCAGCGAATCACGAATACGGAGGGGCCTCACACGGAACCGCCGTCGATTCACAAGGTCGAATTTACATCACTCATCAGGGAACCCCCGGATCGCTGTTCGTCTTCGATGACAAAGGGCAGTTCATCAAAGCGATGGGTGAAGAGCATGTCATCAACAACAACGGAAAAGGCCACGGAATCGACATTCGCCGAGAAGGGAATGACGAATTCATCTACCTTTCCCCAAGCGAGAGTTCACTGTGGTACACAAAAATGACTCTCGACGGAGAAGTTGTCTGGAAACGCGGTCGGAAAGAACTTCAGAAAGACAGCGGCGTTCTTGGTGAGGGCGTGAGATACCGACCCACGAACACGAGCTTCCGGCCGGACGGCGGCTACTATCTCGGTGATGGATACGGCAGCAACTATCTGTTTGAGTACGACAAGAACGACAAGTTTGTACGCGTGATCGGCGGTTCTGGAACCGAAGCTGGCCAGTTCCAAACTCCGCACGGGCAGTGGCTCGATGAGAGAGATGGAACCGCCAAGCTCGTCGTCGCTGACCGGGCGAACAAGCGACTCCAATGGTTCGACCTCGATGGAAATCACGTCCAGACTCTCGACGGTTTCCTCTTCCCGGCCGATATCGACATTCAAGGCGAAATCATGCTGGTCCCGGATCTCCACGCTCGGATCACGCTGCTCGACAAGAACAATCAAGTTCTGGCACAACTCGGTGAAGACGAAGCCTGGCGGGAACGCGTTCTCGGCGATGGCTTTGCAATGCGTCGCACGCCAGATCAGTGGGAGGATGGAAAGTTCATTCATCCGCACGATGCCTGCTTCGATGCAGATGGAAACATTTACTGTGCAGAATGGGTGGTCACCGGCCGGGTGACCAAACTCGTTCGTGTATAA
- a CDS encoding DUF1501 domain-containing protein, translating into MFKLEGRGKTQTCDGVTRRDFMQVGALGAIGLSLPQYLQAKEQGMVKPEHDNKSCIMIFNLGAPSHIDLFDMKPEAASEIRGPFKPISTSADGIQISEILPQHAKIADKFSLVRSCHHTGAAVHDAGWQMMQTGRLFSGGVNTPHAGAVVSYLRGRKTDLPPFVVLPELMGRGGGNLPNGQAGGFLGKAHDPFALNADPSQKDFNVPDLLPPSEIGPVRLERRRSMREIVDSAVQNFEATESAQLLNSNFHSAFRMMTSSQARDAFDLSKEPQSVRDRYGMNRFGQCCLLSRRLVEAGVRFITINTFLTVFNEVTWDIHGSKPFTSIEGMKDIVCPMYDQAYSALIEDLHDRGLLDDTMVCNIAEFGRTPRVNPAGGRDHWPQCFTSYFAGGGVQGGQVVGASDPIGGVPADRPVDPGHLVATVFHSLGLDLETHLPGPAGRPFPLVDFGKREIHELF; encoded by the coding sequence ATGTTCAAGCTCGAAGGCCGTGGAAAGACACAGACTTGCGATGGTGTGACCAGACGTGACTTCATGCAGGTGGGTGCATTGGGTGCGATTGGTTTGTCGCTTCCACAATATCTTCAGGCTAAAGAGCAGGGGATGGTCAAACCGGAGCACGACAATAAATCGTGCATCATGATCTTCAACCTCGGGGCACCAAGCCATATTGACCTGTTCGATATGAAACCCGAGGCAGCCTCCGAAATTCGCGGCCCATTCAAGCCGATTTCGACATCTGCAGACGGAATTCAGATTTCCGAGATTTTGCCTCAACACGCAAAAATTGCCGACAAGTTCTCTCTCGTCCGGTCCTGTCACCACACTGGAGCTGCCGTTCACGATGCGGGATGGCAGATGATGCAAACGGGGCGGCTCTTCAGCGGAGGCGTCAATACACCGCATGCCGGAGCAGTGGTGAGTTACCTTCGCGGCCGCAAAACAGACCTTCCGCCGTTCGTCGTGCTTCCCGAACTGATGGGTCGCGGTGGAGGAAATCTCCCGAACGGACAGGCAGGGGGGTTTCTCGGAAAAGCGCATGACCCGTTCGCGTTGAATGCCGACCCATCGCAAAAAGATTTCAACGTCCCCGACTTGCTTCCACCATCTGAGATTGGCCCCGTTCGACTCGAAAGACGACGGTCGATGCGAGAAATCGTCGACTCAGCCGTCCAGAATTTCGAAGCAACCGAGAGTGCACAACTGCTCAACAGCAATTTTCACAGCGCATTTCGGATGATGACCAGCTCGCAAGCCCGCGATGCGTTCGACCTTTCAAAAGAACCTCAATCCGTCCGCGATCGATACGGCATGAACCGCTTCGGGCAGTGCTGTCTGCTTTCGCGACGTCTCGTCGAAGCTGGCGTCCGATTCATCACGATCAACACCTTCCTGACCGTCTTCAATGAGGTGACTTGGGACATTCACGGATCGAAACCATTCACATCCATCGAAGGCATGAAGGACATCGTCTGTCCGATGTACGATCAGGCATACTCAGCCCTTATCGAAGATCTTCACGATCGCGGGCTGCTGGATGACACGATGGTCTGCAATATCGCCGAATTTGGCCGCACGCCCCGCGTTAATCCCGCTGGTGGACGAGACCACTGGCCACAGTGTTTCACCTCATACTTTGCAGGGGGAGGGGTGCAGGGAGGACAAGTCGTCGGTGCCAGCGATCCGATCGGTGGAGTTCCGGCAGATCGACCAGTCGATCCCGGTCATCTCGTTGCGACAGTCTTCCACAGCCTCGGATTGGATCTGGAGACACATCTTCCTGGACCTGCAGGACGTCCATTCCCGCTGGTCGATTTCGGAAAACGCGAAATCCACGAACTCTTTTGA